Within Oceanicoccus sp. KOV_DT_Chl, the genomic segment AATCAGCATCCAACACTCTGGAGCGACTGGAGGTCACGTTTTCAGCCGTGCTGGTTAAATTATTGATAGTACTTTGCAAACGGTTCTGCACTGCCCCCATATCCGCCCTGGTAGTGCTTATATAAGAAATAGCGTCATCGATAATGCTAATAGCCGCATTGGCATCAGAACTGACATCGATATCAGCAATACCCAGCGTGTCAGCACTGGCCCCCCCAACGGAAGCGGTAATAGTCTCATTCGCTTGCGCACCGATTTGGTATTCAACTTCTGTAGCAATCAGCGTTGAGTCAGTGTTGTAATTGACCGTAACATTGTCAATTGGCTGATCCTCAAAAGCCAACACATTGGGAAGAATGGACGTTGCGGTGAGTTCGGCGCCACCGGAAGCATCCAGACCACCAATCGCACCGGTGTCGTCATTAGACAGATTCATCGCTGCAAGAAACGTTTCACCATCACCGCCACCGGCTTTAAAGTTGGTTTCAAAATCTGACAAGCCGCTATAGCTGGTTCTGTTGGCAATGGCGGTGTCCAGAGTACTACCGCCTTTGAGGTCAGTCATAATATCGATAATGCCGTTACCACCGTTATTATTGATAATATCCTCATGCATGAATGCGACGGCGACATACCCGGCTGCGTAAGTTCCAGTCACATCGTTGTCATTTAGTTTGGCCACTAATTCGTCTCTGGTATCGCCGTCACCACTATCAGTGAGGCTGGCCAAAGCGGTGGTGACCCGCTCATCAGCACCGTGTATAAATTCAGCAGTCCCTTCTAAAAACCAGCTTCCCACACTGCCATTAAGGGTTTCTGCGCGCACACTATTGGCATCAAACTCTCGATACATCATGGCATGAACCATTTCATGAGCAATGATCCGGTCATTATAGACCGGTCCGGTGCCGCCATCAGGTAAATTAGGTGGGGTAAAACTATCGATATTAATAGACAGGGTTTGGGACTGTAAAACACCGCTTACGGTACCACTAATGATAGCGGCCGCGTACGACTCGCCGGAAGTAAATTCAACCTCCAGATCCACACTGCTGGATGATGAATCCAGGCCATAGTAGGTACTAACTCGCTCTGCTGCTTCCCGCAACCAGTAATTCTTCAAACCCGTCACAATCTCTTGTTGATCTTCATCGACAATCGACCCGGATACGCCAGCAAACAGTTTTTGGCTACCAAAACTCGTCGTCTCCGCTACCCGATCAATT encodes:
- a CDS encoding flagellinolysin; the encoded protein is MALVINTNISSLNAQRQLNGNSTALATSLQRLSSGLRINSAKDDAAGLAIADRFTSQIRGLDQAARNANDAISFLQVAEGAFNEVTNNLQRMRELSIQAANDGALSSQDKANIQKEVAQLIAEIDRVAETTSFGSQKLFAGVSGSIVDEDQQEIVTGLKNYWLREAAERVSTYYGLDSSSSSVDLEVEFTSGESYAAAIISGTVSGVLQSQTLSINIDSFTPPNLPDGGTGPVYNDRIIAHEMVHAMMYREFDANSVRAETLNGSVGSWFLEGTAEFIHGADERVTTALASLTDSGDGDTRDELVAKLNDNDVTGTYAAGYVAVAFMHEDIINNNGGNGIIDIMTDLKGGSTLDTAIANRTSYSGLSDFETNFKAGGGDGETFLAAMNLSNDDTGAIGGLDASGGAELTATSILPNVLAFEDQPIDNVTVNYNTDSTLIATEVEYQIGAQANETITASVGGASADTLGIADIDVSSDANAAISIIDDAISYISTTRADMGAVQNRLQSTINNLTSTAENVTSSRSRVLDADYAKETGQLAKSQIIQQAAFSVLSQANAQPQAVLSLLA